In the genome of Triticum urartu cultivar G1812 chromosome 5, Tu2.1, whole genome shotgun sequence, one region contains:
- the LOC125510685 gene encoding transcription factor HHO5-like — protein sequence MGLDVGEIGMPLDLGLDLRLFVAKTAGRLAKEAPAVDACIRGLEEERRKIEVFRRELPLCARLLADVIEFMKEEAAKRSERRDADDNDKRKWMSTAQLWVDSRATDAADPVKEQKKESALSKPMLLGGATGVPMAVSCGAMPPPAAPQYFGRDDKIVGTQGLPALPMISPAANRQFSPPADDRHQAFAAKFASAMPPPGPGLQTHEQQSRKTRRCWSPELHRHFVAALHQLGGPQVATPKQIREVMKVDGLTNDEVKSHLQKYRLHNQRCPSSSSASHPVMLVGDLWAHQEQSSSQSRSPEGPLQLSVSGVAVSALTGSDSSEEDDRSVGYSRR from the exons ATGGGGCTCGACGTCGGCGAGATCGGGATGCCCCTCGACCTGGGCCTCGACCTCAGGCTCTTCGTCGCCAAGACCGCCGGCCGCCTCGCCAAGGAGGCGCCCGCCGTCGACGCCTGCATCCGCGGCCTCGAGGAGGAGCGCCGCAAGATCGAGGTCTTCCGCCGCGAGCTGCCCCTCTGCGCCCGCCTCCTCGCCGACG TCATCGAGTTCATGAAGGAGGAGGCCGCCAAGAGGAGCGAGCGCCGCGACGCCGACGACAACGACAAGCGGAAATGGATGAGCACCGCGCAGCTCTGGGTCGACAGCCGCGCCACCGACGCCGCCGATCCCGTC AAGGAGCAGAAGAAGGAGAGCGCCCTCTCCAAGCCGATGCTGCTCGGCGGTGCCACCGGCGTGCCCATGGCAGTCAGCTGCGGCGCAATGCCGCCGCCGGCGGCTCCCCAGTATTTCGGCAGGGACGACAAGATTGTTGGCACACAAGGCCTGCCTGCTCTGCCCATGATTTCTCCGGCTGCGAACAGGCAGTTTTCTCCCCCTGCCGACGACCGTCATCAGGCCTTCGCCGCAAAATTTGCATCCGCCATGCCGCCTCCGGGGCCTGGCTTGCAGACTCATGAGCAGCAGTCGAGGAAGACAAGGCGGTGCTGGTCGCCGGAGCTTCACCGGCACTTTGTTGCCGCCTTGCACCAACTCGGTGGCCCTCAAG TTGCCACTCCAAAGCAAATCAGGGAGGTGATGAAAGTTGATGGCCTCACCAACGATGAAGTGAAAAGCCACCTCCAG AAATACCGCCTGCACAACCAGAGGTGCCCTAGCTCTTCTTCAGCAAGCCATCCGGTTATGCTGGTGGGCGATCTCTGGGCTCATCAGGAGCAAAGCAGCTCGCAGTCCCGGTCCCCTGAAGGCCCCCTTCAGCTCTCTGTTTCAGGGGTGGCCGTCTCGGCACTCACCGGCAGCGACAGTTCCGAGGAAGACGACAGGTCGGTAGGCTATAGCCGGAGGTGA